Within Pelistega ratti, the genomic segment CATCAGCCCCTGATCCCCTGCTCCTTGATTAAGAATTTCTTCTTGAGAACGATCAACCCCTTGAGCAATATCAGGAGATTGTTTATCATAAGCGACCAACACCGCACAACCTTTATAGTCAATACCATAATCGGTATTATCATAACCAATACGTTTAATGGTCTGACGGGCAATATCAATATAATCAATATTAGCGGTAGTGGTAATTTCTCCTGCCAATACCACTAAACCTGTATTACACAGTGTTTCTGCCGCAACACGTCCATTGGGATCTTGTTCTAAAATGGCGTCTAAAATCGCATCAGAGATTTGATCTGCTACTTTGTCGGGATGCCCCTCCGAAACAGATTCTGACGTAAATAAGAAATCATTAGACATAAAAAAAGCGTCCTTAAAATGAAAAAACGAAAAGAGAACGCGAAGCAACTTGGAAGAAAGTGCGACGCTTTAGCGGTTTTTATGATTCGCCCCGCAAGTTGTCTGTTTAACTCAGCGAATAATATTTGCATTTATCAAAAATACAGTCTGCCTATTGTACTCTAATTTAGATTCAACGTGGTTATTTCACTCTTTTTCTAAGATAATCATTACTCCCTATCCTCTTTATCATCATGATTGAATAGATAGTTATAGCCTATTTATCATAAACAACCCATACCTGTCTTTAGTTTATTTTTATACTTTTTATACCGTAGATTTCTCTTGATATGCTGATATAACACCTTATTTATTAACCTTTTTCAGCACTTCAACAGGATAACAAGGTATCCTATCCAATATTCTTTTAAAATAATAAAATTACGGATTCCTCCTTATCAAATATATGGAAAAGACTTTTAAATATCGTGTGCTTGAATTTATTTTTAAAAGCATTAGCCGTCTCTCTCATAAAAACAGACTACGTTTAGGGGCAACAATATCGTGGTTTTTTCCTAAAGTGGCCAAACGTCGTGCACGAATTGTTTATACAAATTTACGTTTAGCATTTCCTGAAGCATCAGAAGCACAAATTCATACTTGGGCAAAGCAGAACTTCCGTCTCACCACACAGTCTTTTATCGACAGGGCGGTATTATGGTATGCCCCAAAAGCAAAAATAGATGAAATTTGTCAGCTATACGCCTGCCCTGAATTTGAGTCTATTCGACAAGGGAAAGAGCCTCTATTATTACTAGCCCCTCATTTTATCGGGTTAGATGCAGCTGCTTCCTATCTTTCTGCTATGTTCCCTGAAAGCTGTTCAATGTATAAATCACAACATGACCCTGCATTTGATGCCATTATTGCCAAGGGAAGAGCAAGATTTAACAAAGTTCACCTACTTAGCCGACAAGATGGTTTTAGAGGTTTAGTACGTTACCTCAAAAATGGTTTTCCGCTGTATTATTTACCCGATATGGATTTTGGGAGAAAAGAATCTATTTTTGTTCCTTTCTTTAATATCCCTAGTGCCACATTACCCAGTACAGCACAAATTGCACAATTATTTAAACCTAATGTTTGCCCTATTGTAACGGCATTAGATATAAAAACAGGAATTTACCATATCAAGTTTCTATCCCCTCTTAAAGACTTTCCAGGGGAAGATTCTATTGAAGAAGCAACCGCTCGTATTAATCGCTTACTAGAAGAGTGGATTCGAGAAGACCCTGCTCAGTATTACTGGGTACATCGCCGCTTTAAAACCCGCCCTGAGGGAGAAAAAAGCTTTTATGACTAAATGATTTTATAGTTGTATTATTTAAAATATTACGCTTCTATCGTTAGTTAAAATATCTTTTTATATCATCGGTAGCTATTAAAATAACAAGTACCTGTACTCATTTTTCATAAAGAGTAATAAACTTTCGTACTAAAGCCTATAAAAATCTTTATAAATAAAATTTTTAAATTGAAAAAATAAAACAATAATTTTACAAAGATTTCACAGGCTTTTATTATTTATAATACCGCTACTGCAGCATCATAATTAGGTTCATTCTTAATTTCTGAAACCAATTCGCTATGTAATACCTGATTATTTTCATCTAATACAATCACGGAACGAGCGGTTAAACTAGCAATTGGTCCTGTTACCATATTAACACCTAATTGATCATGTACTTCTTTATGACGGAAAGTAGAAAGCATTTGTACATTTTCGATACCTTCTGCCCCACAAAACCGTGCTTGAGCAAAAGGTAAATCCGCTGAGATACATAATACAACCGTATTATTTAAGTTAGCTGCACGTTGGTTAAACTCTCGTACAGACATGGCGCAAACACCCGTATCAACACTAGGGAAGATATTGAGCACTTTGCGTTTACCAGCAAAACTTTCTAAGTTAATATCGGCTAAATCTTTATTGGTAAGGGTAATACCCTCTACTTTTTCACCCTTTTGAGGAAAATGTCCTTTAATCTCAATAGGATTACCCATCATTGTAACGGTTGTCATAAAAACTCCTGTTTGATTTCAATATAAAATATAAATACTTTATCACTATTGAATAAGCATTATCAAAGTGCCTATCAAAAAGAATAAATTTATTCAAATATATAAGCTATACCCCATACTTATCACGATAGGCTTGTACACTATCTTTATAAGAGGCAAATGTATTATCTTGTATTAATAATTGCATAATATCATTTAAAGAAGCAATACTAACAACTGGAATACCATATTTTTGCTCTACTTCTTGCACCGCAGAATGGGGCGATAAAGCATCATCTGCCCCAGCTCGTTCCATACGGTCAAGAGCAATCAATACAGCCGCTGGTGTTGCGCCTGCTTGGCGGATAATTTCAACAGATTCTCTCACCGATGTACCTGCCGTAATCACATCATCAATAATTACCACTTTACCTTGTAGTGGTGCACCGACTAATACACCACCTTCACCATGATCTTTTGCCTCTTTACGGTTAAAAGCAAAAGGGACATCTTTTTCTTGCTTAGGGTGATTTCCCAAGGCAACCGCTGTTGTTGCCGCTAAGGAAATACCTTTATAAGCGGGTCCAAATAGCATATCAAAAACCACACCAGAATCTACTAAAGCATTCGCATAAAATGTAGCTAATTGTCCTATTGATCGCCCAGTATTAAATAAACCTGCATTAAAAAAGTAAGGACTTAACCGCCCTGATTTTACTTTGAATTCTCCAAATTTTAAAACACCTTGTTCCAAGGCAAAACGTACAAAATCAAGACGATTACTCATATATTTTTCCCAAAAGTAAAGTGAAAGGGTAACAAGTACCTCTAATAATATATTTTCCTATTTTCATAAAATATTTATAAAAATACTTTATAAACCTCTATTTTAATCTTATTACACCTTGAATATCATTATTTTTAAACGAAACAGCATATTAGAAATATATTCCCTCTTTAAGCAATAGCGCTATTTTTCCTAAAACTGCAGAATAATCCTATTATTCAACCCTAATCAAATTCCTTTAAATTCTCTATTTAAAATACTTATTTTAAAAATACGGCAAACTACATTGGTTTGATTTAGACATAAACTAATTTTTATTTTATACAGCTGAATACACCAACAAATATCACAAATACTTTTCTCTTACTTTAAAACCTTTTATCAATATCATCTAAATATGCTATAACTATCTCTTATACTTTTTATAAAATACCCCTAAAGAAAAAGGAAGCGTCAATTGCCACACCATACAAAAGGTTTAATCTTCGCCCATATCGCCGCTGTATTATTTGGTATGACAGGTATTCTGGGGGCATTGATCAGTACAGATGCCAACTTTATTACCTTTGGGCGAGCAAGCTTTGCTTTTATAGCGCTTGCACTTGTTGGCTATACATTAAAAGTACCTTTAAATCCTATGATGAGTCGTCCACTTCGCCGTTCTCTTTTCTTATCAGGTACATTATTAGCAATACATTGGATCACTTTCTTTTATGCCATCAAAGTAGGGGGCGTTGCTATGGCAACCTTAGGTTTTGCGAGTTTTCCTGCTTTTATTACACTTATTGAACGCTTTATACTTAAAGATACTATTAGCAAAAGTGCTTGGGTACTAGTTGCCATTGTTATTATTGGCTTATTGCTTGTCTCTCCCGAAATGGATACAAAAAATATCAATACAACAGGGCTTCTTTGGGGCATTTTATCGGGGTTTAGTTTTGCTAGCCTTGCGGTGATTAATCGCACGATTGGTCATGCACTTAACCCCCTTGCTATTGCTTTCTGGCAAAATCTTATTGTTGCTCTTGTTACCATACCACTTGTTCTTTGGAGTCCCCCTCTCTTAACCTCTTCTGATATACTGTGGCTCTTTATTTTGGGAGTGATATGCACCGCTCTTTCTCATTACTTATTTGTAAGCAGTGTACAATATATCAGCGCACGCACAACAGGGTTAATTATTGCTTTAGAACCTGTTTATGCAATTGTCGTCGCATGGTTATTGTTTGGTGAAGAACCAACACTCAAAATGATAATTGGTGGATTACTGATTATCGGTGCGGCTATTTATCCTAAAACAACATAGGACTTATTGTGTTAAGAATTACCTCTATCAATGTCAATGGTATTCGCTCTGCCACTAAAAAAGGGCTAATGGAATGGTTAGCAAAACACCAAGCCGATATTGTTTGCTTACAAGAAATCAAAATTAGTGATGCAGATCTCACCGATGATTTACGCCATCCTCTGCACTATCAAGGACAATTTAATCATGCCGTCAAAAAGGGTTATAGTGGAGTAGGTATTTATACGCACTTACCCGTTAAAACCTATACTTTAGGCATGGAGAGTGAAGAGTTTGATACCGAAGGTCGTCTTATTTGTGCTGATTTTGGCACATTTACAGTGGTAAGTGCCTATTTACCCTCTGGTTCTAGTAGTCCAGAACGTCAAGAAGCTAAGTTTCGTTTTCTAGATCAATTTGGACCGTGGATTGATAAAATGATGCAGCACTATAAAGAAACAGGGCATGACTATATTATCTGTGGCGATTGGAATATTGCGCATAAAGAAATAGACCTTAAAAACTGGAAAGGCAATCTTAAAAACTCTGGTTTTACCCCTGAAGAGCGTGCTTGGATGAGTGATTTGTTTGATCGCCGTGGTTTTGTAGATGTTTTCCGTACGCTTAACCCCTCTGCAGATCAATATACGTGGTGGAGTAATCGTGGTCAAGCATGGGCAAAAAATGTTGGTTGGCGGATTGATTACCATGTAGCAACCCCCGGTATTGCTGCCAAAGCAAAAGCAGCCTCTATCTATAAAGATGAACGCTTTTCAGATCATGCACCATTGACAATTGATTATGATGTTTAAGCAAATAAAAAGATTGAATACTTTTTATTTAAATTATTTTATAAAATATCGCTCAAAACAGTTGGTGATAGTTCAGTAAAATAACTCTCTCAAATTGGTTAGAGAGTTGCTAAAACAACTCTCCTCTTCTTAGTCACTAAATATCATTAATTTATCCATTTATCTTAAATCATTAACTACCTATCCCCTCTCTTTATAGTTTTTCTTTTCTCCAACAAAAAAAGACGAACATCCATAGGATATTCGTCCTTTATTTTACCTAACTACTTAGAAATAATTCACTTCAATAAAATTATTTCATTGAGCCTGTTTTAAGGTATTTATCATGCCAGCTAAGTGCTTCTGAAAGAATATGAGGTGTATGTTGTGCGCCTGATTCTTGGGCACGGTTAAAGTAATCCCATAATTTTTCTTTGTAATCAGGGTGAGCACAATTCTCAATAATTGCCTTAGCACGTTGGCGAGGCGCTAAACCACGCAAATCAGCAAGACCTTGTTCAGTCACGATAATTTGTACATCATGCTCGGTTTGATCAACATGAGAAACCATTGGCACAATACCCGAAATATCACCATCTTTAGCAACAGATGGGCGAACAAAGAATGATAGGAAGCTATTACGGGCAAAATCACCAGAACCACCGATACCATTCATCATTGAACTACCCATAACGTGTGTAGAGTTCACATTACCATAGATATCAGCTTCTAGCATACCATTGATAGCAATTGTACCTAAACGGCGAATCACTTCTGGATGATTACTGATTTCTTGAGGGCGAAGAATAATACGCTCACGGTAGAAATCAATATTTTCATTTAGATCATCGACTGCTTCTGGGCTTAGTGATAAGGCAGTAGCAGATACTTTGGTTAATTTACCTGATTTAATTAAACCTAACATACCATCTTGAATCACCTCAGTATAGGCAGTTAAGTTTTCAAACTCACCATGTTCCAAGCCTGAAATAACAGCATTAGATACATCACCGACACCTGATTGTAACGGAAGTAAGTTTGGAGGTAAAATACCTTTTTCTACTTCTTTCTCCAAGAAGTTAAGAATATGACTAGCGATTTTTTTCGCTACTTCATCAGGCTCACTAAAGCTATTCACACGGTCTCTATCATTGGTTTCAACAATACCAATAATCTTATCCGCAGGGCAATGATAATAAGGATCACCGATACGATCATCTGTTTTATGAATTAAGATAGGTTCACGATGAGGTGGCAATGGTGTACCTGCAATATCATGCATCCCTTCTAATTTTTCGCTAAGCGCATAATTGACTTCGATCAGCACTTTATCCGCTTGCTCAATCCATGTTTTATTGTTACCCACAGAAGCAGACGGGATAAGTGAACCATCTTCACGGATGCCAACTACCTCAATAACAGCAATATCTAACTTGCCATAGTAACCTGCTTGCACTTGTTGAGTAACGTGTGATAGGTGAATATCAATATAATTAATATCACCCGCATTAATTTTTTTACGACAAACGGGATCACCTTGGAAAGGCATACGCAACTCGATACCATCCACTTCGGCTAATACACCGTCTAATTCTGGTGCAGTTGATGCACCCGTTAATAATTTAATTTTAAATGCTTCTCCTTTTGCATGAGCGGCACGAATACGCTCTGCTAAAGCACCAGGGATTCTTTTAGGATAACCTGATCCCGTAAAACCACTCATACCAAGTGTTGCACCAGGGGGAATAAGCGCTGCCGCTGCCTCTGGTGTCATTAATTTACTGTGTAATTCTTTACATTTAATTCGAGATAATGATTGAAAGTTGTCTGCCATAATAAGTCTCTTTTTAAAATTAAAAATAATAAAGTATGAGCTTTCATTATAGCAAAGCATTTTTTTGTGGCAACTCTTTTCTTATTATTTAGAAATAAAATTAAACGCTCCTTTACTGTATATTCGCTAATTTATGCGTTTGCAAGCTCAATTGCCAGTGTGGTTTTATGGTTTCTTTGGCGTGCTTTTCTTCTTCATTTCGTGCATTTAATTGCCCTATTAATGCCAATGTTTGCAAAATATTCATCTGCCCCCCTTCTTCCAAAGGCGATAAAAAATAATGTTTTGCCTGAATTTTATTCGTAATATGCTGACACCATGCGATAAACCGTGCTTGAGCAAGTTGAATTTGTTCTGGTGCTAGAGGTGGTTCATATTGTGATGATTCCTTTGTCTCTGTCGTAACAGGTTGCCCTATTTTAAAAATATCTACGACAATTCTTACCTCATCTGCTTGAGCAATACAGTCTTTTTCATAACGTTCTTCATAGCAATATTTAGGGCTGACAGCAATATAATCAATAAGCGGTGAAATAGTATGTAAGGCATTACTTTCAATACATAAAAAATACCCTTTTGCTTTCAGTGCAGACAGCAACACCTCTAAATGAGGATGAATACTAGGCTCTCCTCCAGTAATAATGATATTTTTTGCTGTATAAGTCGCTATTGCTTGAAAAATATCATCTATACTCATATGCTGATATCGTAAATAATCCGTATCGCACCATGAACAGGCTAGACTACATCGCCCTAAACGAATAAAAATGGCAGGCATTCCTGTGTTATGCCCTTCTCCCTGTAAACTCTCAAAAATCTCAACAATACGAAAAGAAGGGGAAGAAGTCATCACAGGTTTAAGCATGATAGGAGACTTAACCATCATTTTCATCATACTCACTATAAGAGTTTGGTGTTTCCCATAACCGTACGCGTGTAACAGGTAGTTGATGGGATTGAAGTACCTTAAAAATATGGCGGCTCATCACCTCAGCGGTTGTTCTTTGTGTTAGTGCATAGGTCTTTAATTGCCATTCTTCTAGCATTTTGGCGATAGTGGCTTCTCTTTCATTATATTGGTTATATAGAAAGGCATGATCCATTTTATCGACAATATGTGTTTTGACTACGGCTTTTAAATCACTAAAGTCAATCACCATACCCTCTTTAGGCCCACTATCATGGAGCTTACCACTAACCTCTACTTCCAATTTATAGGTATGTCCATGCAAGTTCTTACACTTCCCATCATGCCCGTCTAGTAGATGTGAACTATCAAATGTAAATACTTTAACAACTTTCATCTTTACTCTTTTGTCGCTAAATACGTCATTAATCCTTGGTTACGAAGTTGGCAACTAGGGCATTCACCACACCCCCCTACAACACCAAGGTAACAAGTATGTGTATGCTCTCTGATATAGTCTAAATAACCCAAACTATCTGCCAATGCCCATGTTTGTGCTTTTGTTAAATACATTAAAGGCGTATGCAACTGAAAAGCATAATCCATCGCCAGATTAAGGGTAACATTCATGGATTTGATAAAAACATCTCGACAATCAGGATAACCACTAAAATCCGTTTCACAGACCCCAACAATAATATGTTTAATTGCTTGGGATTTCGCATAAATTGCTGCATATAAGATAAATAAAGCGTTACGTCCATCTACAAAGGTATTTGGCATACCTTTTGTATCTGATTGAATGGTCGCTGTATTATTCATCAACGCATTATCCGTAATCTGCTGAATAAGCGATAAATCAAGAATAGTTTGGGGAACACCTAAATCTTGAGCGATCCACTTTGCTTTTTCTAATTCAATGGCATGGCGTTGACCATAGGCGAAACTAATGGTTTGAACATTTTCTTTGCCATAAGTGGCAATTGCCTGTAATAAACAGGTTGTTGAATCCTGACCACCTGAAAAGATGACCAAGGCTTTTTCTTGAGACATGATAAGTTCCTTAGTTTTGATTTCGTTATCGTGATAAAACACATAACGGCATGGGAGGATTGCGAACCATGCATAAATAAACAAGTATTATAACGAATAGTTATCGTGTATTCTATCTTTTAGCACGTACTTACCTTATACGCTTACTATTCATTAACGATACAGCAGAAAATGATACCTATTTACCCTTTTCCTGTAGCGGTAAGTTAGGCAAACGACTATCTGCATTCACCATTTACCTAATAACGATACATTACCGCTCTGTTATATCTATTACACTTGCCTTATTCGCTGAGATTTTATCCTCTTGCACTTTCACCTGTTGCTCAATTTCTTGTGCATATTTATTCAACTTAGGTTTTATCCAAAGATTCCATATTAGCCAATGAAATACAAGTGTTGCAAGCACTAGACCAACGCCCAACATAAGGTATAACCACATTTACTCTCTCCCATTAATACGCATTGTAAAGATGCAGATATTTTTGTAAAGCCTGCTCAACCTGCTGACGATTGCCTTGCGTTGCCCATAGAATAGCACTCAGTAATAAGCGAGTCTTACGAGGGCATAAAAAGCCAGCCATTATTACACCAAGTTGCTGCAAATCAACTTCTGCACCCTTATAACCATACACCGCATTGGTGGTGCTACCTGAGCCTGTCCGAGAGGTCATAATAACAGGCATTTTCTGGATGATAGGCGGTAAAGTATCTCGCACTTTTTCAGAAACATGACCACTACCTACCCCTGCAATAACTAAACCTTGATAATTAAGTGACGGTAAAGCAGAATATAGCTCTGTCGCTTCATCCAGTACTGTTTCAATCAGCAATACCTTATCACTGGTTTGGCTAGGTACAGGTAAAATTGCTCTTTCACTAGGCGCACGAAATATTCGAACACCCCCCTCTTGTATATAACCTAAAGGTCCAAATACAGGAGAAGTAAATGTTGCTAATGATACAGTATGGGCTTTTTTCACAAATCGTGCTTGGTGAATTTCATCATTCATTACAACCACAACACCATGATTTCGTACCTTTGGACTCATTGCGACTTGAATCGCTGCTAATAGATTAGCAGGACCATCTGCACCTGCTTTATTTGGAGAACGCATTGCTCCTGTTAAAACAAGCGGGGCAGCATAGGGCCAATATAAATCAAGAAAGAAAGCTGACTCTTCTAAAGTATCCGTTCCTTGTACCAGTACCACACCAGACGCACCACTATCAATTTGTTGTTTTGCCCATGTTAAAGCAGCAAATAAGTGTTCAAATTGAATAGAGCCACTCGCCAAATTTGCCAAAGTATGAAGGCGAAGATCA encodes:
- a CDS encoding lysophospholipid acyltransferase family protein, which produces MEKTFKYRVLEFIFKSISRLSHKNRLRLGATISWFFPKVAKRRARIVYTNLRLAFPEASEAQIHTWAKQNFRLTTQSFIDRAVLWYAPKAKIDEICQLYACPEFESIRQGKEPLLLLAPHFIGLDAAASYLSAMFPESCSMYKSQHDPAFDAIIAKGRARFNKVHLLSRQDGFRGLVRYLKNGFPLYYLPDMDFGRKESIFVPFFNIPSATLPSTAQIAQLFKPNVCPIVTALDIKTGIYHIKFLSPLKDFPGEDSIEEATARINRLLEEWIREDPAQYYWVHRRFKTRPEGEKSFYD
- the tpx gene encoding thiol peroxidase, whose product is MTTVTMMGNPIEIKGHFPQKGEKVEGITLTNKDLADINLESFAGKRKVLNIFPSVDTGVCAMSVREFNQRAANLNNTVVLCISADLPFAQARFCGAEGIENVQMLSTFRHKEVHDQLGVNMVTGPIASLTARSVIVLDENNQVLHSELVSEIKNEPNYDAAVAVL
- the pyrE gene encoding orotate phosphoribosyltransferase yields the protein MSNRLDFVRFALEQGVLKFGEFKVKSGRLSPYFFNAGLFNTGRSIGQLATFYANALVDSGVVFDMLFGPAYKGISLAATTAVALGNHPKQEKDVPFAFNRKEAKDHGEGGVLVGAPLQGKVVIIDDVITAGTSVRESVEIIRQAGATPAAVLIALDRMERAGADDALSPHSAVQEVEQKYGIPVVSIASLNDIMQLLIQDNTFASYKDSVQAYRDKYGV
- a CDS encoding DMT family transporter, which translates into the protein MPHHTKGLIFAHIAAVLFGMTGILGALISTDANFITFGRASFAFIALALVGYTLKVPLNPMMSRPLRRSLFLSGTLLAIHWITFFYAIKVGGVAMATLGFASFPAFITLIERFILKDTISKSAWVLVAIVIIGLLLVSPEMDTKNINTTGLLWGILSGFSFASLAVINRTIGHALNPLAIAFWQNLIVALVTIPLVLWSPPLLTSSDILWLFILGVICTALSHYLFVSSVQYISARTTGLIIALEPVYAIVVAWLLFGEEPTLKMIIGGLLIIGAAIYPKTT
- a CDS encoding exodeoxyribonuclease III, whose amino-acid sequence is MLRITSINVNGIRSATKKGLMEWLAKHQADIVCLQEIKISDADLTDDLRHPLHYQGQFNHAVKKGYSGVGIYTHLPVKTYTLGMESEEFDTEGRLICADFGTFTVVSAYLPSGSSSPERQEAKFRFLDQFGPWIDKMMQHYKETGHDYIICGDWNIAHKEIDLKNWKGNLKNSGFTPEERAWMSDLFDRRGFVDVFRTLNPSADQYTWWSNRGQAWAKNVGWRIDYHVATPGIAAKAKAASIYKDERFSDHAPLTIDYDV
- a CDS encoding acetyl-CoA hydrolase/transferase family protein, with protein sequence MADNFQSLSRIKCKELHSKLMTPEAAAALIPPGATLGMSGFTGSGYPKRIPGALAERIRAAHAKGEAFKIKLLTGASTAPELDGVLAEVDGIELRMPFQGDPVCRKKINAGDINYIDIHLSHVTQQVQAGYYGKLDIAVIEVVGIREDGSLIPSASVGNNKTWIEQADKVLIEVNYALSEKLEGMHDIAGTPLPPHREPILIHKTDDRIGDPYYHCPADKIIGIVETNDRDRVNSFSEPDEVAKKIASHILNFLEKEVEKGILPPNLLPLQSGVGDVSNAVISGLEHGEFENLTAYTEVIQDGMLGLIKSGKLTKVSATALSLSPEAVDDLNENIDFYRERIILRPQEISNHPEVIRRLGTIAINGMLEADIYGNVNSTHVMGSSMMNGIGGSGDFARNSFLSFFVRPSVAKDGDISGIVPMVSHVDQTEHDVQIIVTEQGLADLRGLAPRQRAKAIIENCAHPDYKEKLWDYFNRAQESGAQHTPHILSEALSWHDKYLKTGSMK
- a CDS encoding 7-carboxy-7-deazaguanine synthase QueE produces the protein MMVKSPIMLKPVMTSSPSFRIVEIFESLQGEGHNTGMPAIFIRLGRCSLACSWCDTDYLRYQHMSIDDIFQAIATYTAKNIIITGGEPSIHPHLEVLLSALKAKGYFLCIESNALHTISPLIDYIAVSPKYCYEERYEKDCIAQADEVRIVVDIFKIGQPVTTETKESSQYEPPLAPEQIQLAQARFIAWCQHITNKIQAKHYFLSPLEEGGQMNILQTLALIGQLNARNEEEKHAKETIKPHWQLSLQTHKLANIQ
- the queD gene encoding 6-carboxytetrahydropterin synthase QueD, translated to MKVVKVFTFDSSHLLDGHDGKCKNLHGHTYKLEVEVSGKLHDSGPKEGMVIDFSDLKAVVKTHIVDKMDHAFLYNQYNEREATIAKMLEEWQLKTYALTQRTTAEVMSRHIFKVLQSHQLPVTRVRLWETPNSYSEYDENDG
- the queC gene encoding 7-cyano-7-deazaguanine synthase QueC; the protein is MSQEKALVIFSGGQDSTTCLLQAIATYGKENVQTISFAYGQRHAIELEKAKWIAQDLGVPQTILDLSLIQQITDNALMNNTATIQSDTKGMPNTFVDGRNALFILYAAIYAKSQAIKHIIVGVCETDFSGYPDCRDVFIKSMNVTLNLAMDYAFQLHTPLMYLTKAQTWALADSLGYLDYIREHTHTCYLGVVGGCGECPSCQLRNQGLMTYLATKE
- a CDS encoding asparaginase; its protein translation is MTKRMVAVGTLGGTITMTAKDNEKGVSSTLGAEQLVASVPGLSALSVDLRLHTLANLASGSIQFEHLFAALTWAKQQIDSGASGVVLVQGTDTLEESAFFLDLYWPYAAPLVLTGAMRSPNKAGADGPANLLAAIQVAMSPKVRNHGVVVVMNDEIHQARFVKKAHTVSLATFTSPVFGPLGYIQEGGVRIFRAPSERAILPVPSQTSDKVLLIETVLDEATELYSALPSLNYQGLVIAGVGSGHVSEKVRDTLPPIIQKMPVIMTSRTGSGSTTNAVYGYKGAEVDLQQLGVIMAGFLCPRKTRLLLSAILWATQGNRQQVEQALQKYLHLYNAY